The following coding sequences are from one Stigmatopora nigra isolate UIUO_SnigA chromosome 10, RoL_Snig_1.1, whole genome shotgun sequence window:
- the rdh5 gene encoding retinol dehydrogenase 5: MEFLYDLLGDGAWLYISITFAVFWTAAWLYRDSLEMEDVTNKYVFVSGCDSGFGNLLCKKLERKGFHVLAGCLTQNGAEELKKMTGPYLKTVLLDVTSQESIQKAMEWTKKEVGEYGLWGIVNNAGRSLPMGPSEWMKVEDYHSTLKVNMNGTISMTITFLPLIKKARGRVVNVASVLGRVAANGGGYCISKFAVESFSDCLRRDINYFGVNVCIIEPGFFKTAVTSLEPIERELHRLWDQLSPEVQASYGDKYLDKYIRIQRFIMNAICDADLNKVTSCMEHALTAVYPRTRYSAGWDAKLVWIPLSYMPSCVVDIGLRLVLPRPSKSV; encoded by the exons atggagtttctATATGATCTTTTAGG GGATGGCGCTTGGCTATATATCAGCATCACCTTTGCGGTGTTCTGGACCGCTGCGTGGCTGTACCGAGACAGCCTGGAGATGGAAGACGTGACCAACAAATACGTCTTTGTGAGCGGCTGCGACTCGGGGTTCGGAAACCTACTGTGTAAGAAGCTTGAGCGGAAAGGTTTTCACGTGTTGGCCGGCTGCCTGACCCAAAATGGAGCCGAAGAGCTGAAGAAAATGACGGGGCCCTACTTGAAGACGGTGCTTCTAGATGTGACCAGTCAGGAAAGCATTCAGAAAGCTATGGAGTGGACCAAAAAGGAGGTTGGTGAATATG GACTCTGGGGTATCGTGAACAACGCCGGACGCTCTCTACCAATGGGCCCCTCCGAATGGATGAAAGTAGAAGACTACCATAGCACGCTTAAAGTCAACATGAATGGTACAATCAGCATGACTATCACCTTCCTGCCCTTAATCAAGAAGGCCCGCGGGCGGGTGGTCAACGTGGCCTCGGTTCTGGGTCGGGTTGCAGCTAACGGAGGCGGTTATTGCATCTCCAAGTTCGCCGTGGAGTCGTTCTCTGACTGCCTCAG GAGGGATATTAACTACTTTGGGGTGAACGTCTGCATCATTGAGCCAGGCTTCTTCAAGACGGCCGTCACTAGCTTGGAACCCATTGAGAGGGAGTTGCACCGTTTGTGGGACCAACTCAGCCCTGAAGTACAAGCTAGTTATGGAGACAAGTACCTGGATAAAT ATATTAGAATCCAACGCTTCATCATGAACGCCATCTGCGACGCGGATTTAAACAAGGTGACCAGCTGCATGGAGCACGCGCTTACCGCCGTGTACCCTCGCACCCGCTACAGCGCCGGGTGGGACGCCAAGCTGGTGTGGATCCCACTGTCGTACATGCCGTCCTGCGTGGTGGATATCGGGCTCAGGCTGGTTCTGCCCCGTCCATCCAAGAGCGTCTGA
- the LOC144203759 gene encoding elastase-1-like: MLKLLLLTTLAALVLAELEPQPRFLEEVEGEERVVGGEVARPNSWPWQISLQFKSGSNFHHTCGGTLVKRGWVMTAAHCVDRSRTWRVVLGDHNINSHEGREQYMSVSRVYIHPRWNSNNVAGGWDIALLRLASEASLNNYVQLASLPPSGQILPHNNLCYISGWGRTQTGGQLSAQLKQAYLPSVQHKTCSSYGWWGSTVKTSMVCAGGGSESGCQGDSGGPLNCKVNGRWAVHGVTSFVSSNGCNAYRKPTVFTRVSDYISWMNGIMG; this comes from the exons ATGTTGAAGCTACTGTTGCTGACCACACTCGCCGCCTTGG TGCTGGCTGAATTGGAGCCCCAGCCCAGGTTCCTGGAAGAGGTCGAGGGTGAAGAGAGAGTCGTTGGAGGAGAGGTGGCAAGACCCAACTCTTGGCCCTGGCAG ATCTCTCTTCAGTTCAAATCTGGCAGCAACTTCCACCACACCTGTGGAGGAACTCTCGTCAAAAGAGGATGGGTGATGACTGCCGCTCACTGCGTTGACCG TTCCAGAACATGGCGCGTGGTTTTGGGAGACCACAACATTAACAGCCACGAGGGCCGAGAGCAGTACATGAGCGTGAGTCGCGTCTACATTCACCCCAGGTGGAACTCCAACAACGTCGCTGGAGG GTGGGATATTGCCCTGCTGCGTCTGGCCTCCGAGGCGTCCCTCAACAATTACGTCCAGTTGGCTTCCCTCCCACCCTCGGGTCAGATCCTGCCCCACAACAACCTCTGTTACATCAGTGGATGGGGGCGTACCCAGA CTGGAGGTCAGCTGTCTGCCCAGCTGAAGCAGGCCTACCTCCCCTCGGTGCAACACAAGACGTGCTCCAGCTACGGATGGTGGGGCAGCACGGTCAAGACCTCCATGGTCTGCGCCGGAGGCGGCAGTGAGTCCGGGTGCCAG GGTGACTCCGGCGGCCCACTCAACTGCAAAGTAAACGGCAGATGGGCGGTGCATGGCGTTACCAGTTTTGTGTCGTCCAATGGATGCAACGCCTACAGGAAGCCCACCGTCTTCACCCGTGTGTCCGACTACATCAGCTGGATGAACGGC ATAATGGGTTGA
- the LOC144203760 gene encoding elastase-1-like, with translation MLRFLVLTTLAALVLAELEPQPRYLEDSLERVVGGEVAQENSWPWQISLQYKSGSRFHHTCGGTLIERGWVMTAAHCVDRQRTWRVVLGEHDLNRNSGREQVMSVSQVYIHPRWNSNNVAGGFDIALLRLSGAATLNSYVQLGSLPPSGQVLPHNNRCYITGWGLTSTGGSLSAQLKQAYLPVVDHKTCTSPSWWGGSIKTTMVCAGGSSESGCNGDSGGPLNCMVNGRYYVHGIASFVSGYGCNAIRKPTVFTRVSAYNEWMDSIMM, from the exons ATGCTGAGGTTTTTGGTCTTGACAACTCTGGCAGCTCTGG TGCTGGCTGAGCTGGAGCCCCAGCCCAGGTACTTGGAGGACAGTTTGGAGAGGGTAGTAGGAGGTGAAGTGGCCCAGGAGAACTCCTGGCCTTGGCAG ATTTCCCTTCAGTACAAATCTGGCTCCAGGTTCCATCACACGTGTGGGGGAACTCTGATTGAAAGAGGATGGGTCATGACTGCTGCTCACTGCGTGGACCG CCAAAGGACGTGGCGTGTAGTTCTGGGTGAGCACGACCTGAACAGGAACAGCGGCAGAGAGCAGGTCATGAGCGTCAGCCAGGTTTACATCCACCCCAGATGGAACTCCAACAACGTGGCCGGCGG CTTCGACATTGCCCTGCTGCGTTTGTCCGGCGCTGCCACCCTCAACTCTTACGTGCAACTGGGCTCCCTTCCCCCCTCGGGTCAGGTTCTGCCCCACAACAACCGTTGCTACATCACCGGTTGGGGACTCACATCCA CTGGAGGCAGCCTGTCTGCGCAACTGAAGCAGGCTTACCTACCCGTGGTGGACCACAAGACCTGCACTAGCCCCAGCTGGTGGGGTGGCAGCATCAAGACCACCATGGTGTGCGCCGGCGGTTCATCTGAGTCTGGCTGCAAC GGTGACTCTGGCGGTCCTCTCAACTGCATGGTAAACGGAAGATACTACGTACATGGCATTGCCAGCTTCGTCTCCGGCTACGGATGTAACGCTATCAGGAAGCCCACCGTCTTCACCCGCGTTTCCGCCTACAACGAATGGATGGACTCG ATCATGATGTAA